From the genome of Mycobacteriales bacterium, one region includes:
- the ftsE gene encoding cell division ATP-binding protein FtsE, which produces MIRLDRVTKLYPSSARPALDDVSLNVDKGEFVFLIGPSGSGKSTFLRLLLKEENPTRGRVQVAGKDLGRLSRWKVPALRRTIGCVFQDFRLLEKKSVADNVGFALEVIGKPAHTIRKVVPEVLELVGLDGKAHRLPGELSGGEQQRVAIARAFVNRPLVLLADEPTGNLDPDTSQDIMLLLERINRTGTTVLMATHDNNIVDSMRRRVIELDLGRLVRDQARGVYGVGR; this is translated from the coding sequence GTGATCCGCCTGGACCGAGTAACGAAGCTCTACCCGTCGAGCGCCAGACCCGCTCTCGACGACGTCAGCCTCAATGTGGACAAGGGCGAGTTCGTCTTCCTGATCGGCCCGTCCGGCTCCGGCAAGTCGACGTTCCTGAGACTCCTGCTCAAGGAGGAGAACCCGACCCGCGGCCGGGTGCAGGTCGCCGGCAAGGACCTGGGGCGGCTGTCCAGATGGAAGGTCCCGGCGCTGCGCCGCACGATCGGCTGCGTCTTCCAGGACTTCCGGCTGCTGGAGAAGAAGTCGGTGGCCGACAACGTCGGCTTCGCCCTCGAGGTCATCGGCAAGCCCGCGCACACCATCCGCAAGGTGGTGCCGGAGGTGCTGGAGCTGGTCGGCCTCGACGGCAAGGCCCACCGGCTGCCCGGCGAGCTGTCCGGCGGTGAGCAGCAGCGGGTGGCGATCGCCCGCGCGTTCGTGAACCGGCCGCTGGTGCTGCTGGCCGACGAGCCGACCGGAAACCTCGACCCCGACACCAGCCAGGACATCATGCTGCTGCTCGAGCGCATCAACCGGACCGGGACCACGGTCCTCATGGCCACCCACGACAACAACATCGTGGACTCGATGCGCCGGCGGGTGATCGAGCTGGACCTGGGCCGGCTGGTCCGCGACCAGGCCCGGGGCGTCTACGGGGTGGGTCGCTGA
- a CDS encoding peptide chain release factor-like protein, which produces VVVAPLLPDDSEVDIDESDLRIDTYRASGAGGQHVNKTDSAVRLTHLPTGIVVQCQNERSQTSNKATAMRILKSRLAELQEEHREEEIARERGATQDIGFGSQIRSYVLHPYQMVKDLRTEVETGNTTAVLDGDIDDFVEAEIRWKQQGDQ; this is translated from the coding sequence GTCGTCGTGGCGCCGCTGCTCCCGGACGACAGCGAGGTCGATATCGACGAGAGCGACCTCCGCATCGACACCTATCGCGCGAGCGGCGCCGGCGGCCAGCACGTCAACAAGACCGACAGCGCCGTTCGCCTCACGCACCTGCCGACCGGGATCGTCGTGCAGTGCCAGAACGAGCGCTCACAGACCTCGAACAAGGCCACGGCGATGCGGATTCTCAAGTCGCGGCTCGCCGAGCTCCAGGAAGAGCATCGCGAGGAGGAAATCGCACGAGAGCGCGGCGCGACGCAGGACATCGGCTTCGGAAGTCAAATCCGCAGCTACGTGCTGCATCCGTACCAGATGGTCAAGGACCTGCGTACCGAGGTCGAGACCGGCAACACCACGGCGGTCCTGGACGGCGACATCGACGACTTCGTCGAGGCCGAGATCCGCTGGAAGCAGCAGGGCGACCAGTAG